The following are from one region of the Lacinutrix sp. Bg11-31 genome:
- a CDS encoding M23 family metallopeptidase: protein MRKFLLFFLISYSVFSQNEYPQDYFRSPLDINIVLAGTFAELRSNHFHSGLDIKTKQIVGLKVYGVADGYVSRIKIAHFGYGKALYITHPNGYTSVYAHLQKFSPAIEKYIKAKQYEKESFEIEVFPTSEELKITKGEIIAYSGNTGSSSGPHLHFEIRDNAERPINPMLFGVDVKDTTKPIISNVYAYPIGDNSHVNGSNKKQKLRVIPQKNGDYKIEDLKAFGTIGFAVQTVDRQDLAANKNGVYNISTYFNGVQNFEIDFKRFSFAETKHLNRLIDYSHFKTEKQRLQKLFIEENNPLSLYDNIIDSGYITIYDSTASVYKAKISDFKGNETNLDITIKGDVKLPNDVEEKVTTQHYIQHDLEAELEQDKFKVGFYKDTFYDSFFIDFSVKNDTLTLHKPILPVKKSFTISYDISDFNEEDLKQLYIAELIGWNDWPSYSTTKRKGNTLSTYTKDLGTYVLARDTIAPTIKAVNFKDGSWLSKYRYLKVKINDVGTGLSSYRATVNGKWILMEYNYKKKILTYDFNDAVVTETKNKLKVIVTDNVGNNTTFETTFFRK, encoded by the coding sequence ATGCGCAAATTCCTTTTATTTTTCCTAATTAGCTATTCTGTTTTTTCGCAAAACGAATATCCTCAGGACTATTTTAGATCACCTTTAGATATTAATATTGTTTTGGCTGGAACTTTTGCCGAGTTGCGCTCCAACCACTTCCACTCTGGTTTAGATATTAAAACTAAGCAAATAGTAGGTTTAAAAGTATATGGTGTTGCAGATGGTTATGTTAGCAGAATAAAAATTGCTCACTTTGGCTACGGAAAAGCTTTATACATCACACATCCTAATGGTTATACAAGTGTTTATGCTCATCTACAAAAATTTAGTCCTGCTATTGAAAAATATATTAAAGCCAAACAATACGAGAAAGAATCTTTTGAAATTGAAGTTTTCCCAACTTCTGAAGAACTAAAAATTACAAAAGGAGAAATAATAGCTTATTCTGGAAACACTGGAAGCTCTTCTGGTCCGCATTTGCATTTCGAAATTCGTGATAATGCCGAAAGACCAATTAACCCAATGCTTTTTGGTGTTGATGTTAAAGACACTACAAAACCTATTATTTCCAACGTTTACGCCTATCCAATTGGAGACAACTCTCATGTTAATGGCTCGAACAAAAAACAAAAGCTTCGTGTGATTCCTCAAAAAAATGGAGATTATAAAATTGAAGATTTAAAAGCATTTGGTACTATTGGTTTTGCTGTACAGACTGTAGATAGGCAAGATTTGGCTGCCAACAAAAATGGTGTGTATAATATATCTACCTATTTTAATGGTGTTCAGAATTTCGAAATAGATTTCAAGCGTTTTTCATTTGCAGAAACAAAACACCTAAACCGCTTAATAGATTACTCTCATTTTAAAACCGAAAAACAAAGGCTTCAGAAGCTATTTATTGAAGAAAACAATCCGTTAAGTTTGTACGATAATATTATTGACAGTGGTTACATTACTATTTACGACAGCACAGCTTCAGTCTACAAAGCTAAAATTAGCGACTTTAAAGGCAACGAAACCAACTTAGACATTACAATTAAAGGCGACGTTAAATTACCTAACGATGTTGAAGAAAAAGTGACTACGCAACATTACATACAACACGATCTGGAAGCCGAATTAGAACAAGATAAATTTAAAGTCGGTTTTTATAAAGACACCTTTTACGATAGCTTTTTTATAGATTTTAGTGTTAAAAATGATACACTTACACTGCACAAACCAATACTTCCCGTTAAAAAAAGCTTTACTATTTCTTACGATATTAGCGATTTTAATGAAGAAGATTTAAAACAATTATATATAGCCGAATTAATAGGCTGGAATGATTGGCCAAGCTATTCTACAACAAAAAGGAAAGGAAATACGCTTAGTACATATACTAAAGATTTAGGAACCTACGTTTTAGCAAGAGACACCATTGCTCCTACAATTAAAGCTGTAAATTTTAAAGATGGCAGCTGGCTTAGTAAATACCGTTATTTAAAAGTAAAAATTAACGATGTAGGTACAGGTCTTTCGAGCTATAGAGCGACTGTAAATGGCAAATGGATTTTAATGGAATACAATTATAAAAAGAAAATCTTAACTTACGATTTTAACGATGCTGTTGTAACAGAAACCAAAAATAAATTAAAAGTAATAGTAACAGATAATGTAGGAAATAATACTACATTTGAAACTACTTTTTTTAGGAAATAA
- a CDS encoding cell division protein ZapA has protein sequence MAEMLKIKLSIANRVYPLTIPPSQEEGLRIAAKKIEAMIKQFEQSYSVRDKQDVLAMCALQFASQVEQKTLDKEHVNEHVEEKLNALNQMLDLHLSS, from the coding sequence ATGGCAGAAATGCTTAAAATAAAGCTTTCGATAGCGAATAGAGTATATCCTTTAACAATTCCACCAAGTCAGGAAGAAGGTCTACGAATAGCAGCTAAAAAGATTGAAGCTATGATAAAACAGTTTGAGCAAAGTTATTCTGTTAGAGATAAACAAGATGTTTTAGCCATGTGTGCTTTACAATTTGCATCTCAAGTAGAACAGAAGACTTTAGATAAAGAACATGTAAACGAACACGTGGAAGAAAAGTTAAACGCTTTAAACCAAATGCTAGATTTACATTTAAGTTCGTAA
- a CDS encoding PAS domain-containing sensor histidine kinase encodes MNLNTPKSSLKKFQTALEISKIGVWDFNEKKNKVFFSKSSKAIIGFEDDNTFGDNIDDWNDRVHPDDKKKYKKDFNNHINGKTTFYINKHRVLCKDESYKWILDKGQIINDHIKDGYIHFIGTHTDITEQEKNEVKVHNALTIATKQNNKLKNFAHIVTHNLKQYSGNFESLLEFYDQAETVLEKEELIVHLKDVSTCLNRTIQNLNEIVSVQSKKETDIQKLNISTFIEETLKLLDIIIIESNATINNSINPELFVCYSPAYLESIIQNLLTNAIKYKHPERDPIITFSTELTKDKLILSIKDNGLGIDLNKYGKDIFGLYRTFHHNEDAEGVGLYLTKNQVEAFGGEITIESEVNIGTKFNIIIPNKKPN; translated from the coding sequence ATGAACTTAAATACTCCCAAATCTAGCCTTAAAAAGTTTCAAACCGCTTTAGAAATATCTAAAATTGGTGTTTGGGATTTTAATGAAAAAAAAAACAAGGTCTTCTTTTCTAAATCATCAAAAGCAATAATTGGATTTGAAGACGATAACACCTTTGGTGATAATATTGACGACTGGAATGATAGAGTACATCCAGATGACAAAAAAAAATATAAAAAAGATTTTAACAATCATATAAATGGAAAGACAACCTTTTATATTAATAAACATAGAGTATTATGTAAAGATGAATCTTATAAATGGATTTTAGATAAAGGCCAGATTATTAACGATCACATTAAAGATGGCTACATTCATTTTATTGGAACACATACAGATATTACTGAACAAGAAAAAAACGAAGTTAAAGTCCATAACGCGCTTACCATCGCAACAAAGCAAAATAACAAGCTTAAGAATTTTGCACACATTGTAACTCATAATTTAAAACAGTATTCTGGAAATTTTGAAAGCTTGTTAGAGTTTTATGATCAAGCAGAAACCGTTTTAGAAAAAGAAGAACTTATTGTCCATTTAAAGGATGTATCTACTTGTTTAAATAGAACTATTCAAAATTTAAACGAGATTGTTTCAGTCCAATCTAAAAAAGAGACAGATATTCAAAAACTTAATATTAGTACTTTTATTGAAGAAACATTAAAGTTATTAGATATTATTATTATTGAAAGTAATGCTACTATTAATAATAGTATTAACCCAGAACTATTTGTCTGTTACAGTCCTGCTTATTTAGAGAGCATTATACAAAATCTATTAACAAATGCAATTAAGTATAAGCATCCTGAAAGAGATCCAATTATAACTTTTAGTACAGAACTTACAAAAGACAAATTAATTCTTTCTATTAAAGACAATGGCCTAGGTATAGATCTTAATAAGTACGGTAAAGATATTTTTGGGCTGTATAGAACATTTCACCACAACGAAGATGCCGAAGGTGTAGGCTTGTATTTAACAAAAAATCAGGTAGAAGCTTTTGGTGGGGAAATTACTATTGAAAGTGAAGTTAATATAGGTACTAAATTTAATATTATTATTCCAAATAAAAAACCCAATTAG
- the xerD gene encoding site-specific tyrosine recombinase XerD, whose product MKWQNALKDYQLYLKIERGLSNNTISNYSFDVKKLIKYLEDNNITISPILISKETIQHFIYTIAKEVNARSQSRLISGLKGFFNYLVFEDYRETNPLDAIDSPKIGRKLPDTLSESEINQLIDAIDLSTPQGERNRAILELLYGCGLRVSELTHLKISDLFFEEDFIKVTGKGDKQRFVPIIDATKKYINIYRKEIRNHQTIPNEFKDTLFLNRRGKQLTRAMIFTIIKQLSIKINLTKSISPHTFRHSFATHLLENGADLRAIQLMLGHESITTTEIYMHVDKSHLKNVIKSFHPRQ is encoded by the coding sequence ATGAAATGGCAAAATGCACTTAAAGACTATCAACTCTATCTTAAAATTGAGCGTGGCTTATCGAACAACACGATAAGCAACTATAGTTTTGATGTTAAAAAACTAATTAAGTACTTAGAAGATAATAATATTACCATCTCTCCTATTTTAATTTCAAAAGAAACTATTCAACACTTTATTTATACTATTGCCAAAGAGGTTAACGCTCGTTCTCAATCTAGATTAATTTCAGGTTTAAAAGGTTTTTTTAATTATTTAGTTTTCGAAGATTATAGAGAAACAAACCCGTTAGATGCAATTGACTCTCCTAAAATTGGAAGAAAGCTTCCAGATACATTAAGCGAAAGCGAAATAAACCAACTTATTGATGCTATAGATTTAAGTACACCACAAGGTGAGCGCAATCGTGCCATTTTAGAGTTGCTTTATGGTTGCGGATTACGTGTAAGCGAGTTAACGCATCTTAAAATTTCGGACTTGTTCTTCGAGGAAGACTTTATTAAAGTTACTGGCAAAGGTGATAAGCAACGTTTTGTGCCAATTATTGATGCTACAAAAAAGTATATTAATATCTACAGAAAAGAAATACGAAATCATCAAACTATTCCAAACGAGTTTAAAGACACTTTATTTTTAAACCGAAGAGGTAAACAGTTAACTAGAGCCATGATTTTTACTATAATAAAGCAATTATCTATAAAAATAAATTTAACCAAATCTATTTCTCCTCACACGTTTAGACACTCTTTTGCTACTCATCTTTTAGAAAATGGAGCAGATTTAAGAGCTATACAACTTATGCTTGGTCATGAAAGTATTACTACTACAGAAATCTATATGCATGTAGATAAAAGCCATTTAAAAAATGTCATAAAATCCTTTCATCCAAGGCAGTAA
- a CDS encoding DUF1572 family protein, with translation MISQTNSYLTSVIKQLEYYKNLGDNTFKQLTFEELQWQSHEDANSISIIVKHVIGNMLSRWTNFLTEDGEKEWRHRDQEFEDTFTTNEDLIAAWETGWKCLFDAIRPLTEDDLESIIYIRNQGHTVTEAINRQLAHYSYHIGQIVFLGKLLKGNTWEALSIPKGNSTTYNEEKFSKEKGRKHFTDDL, from the coding sequence TTGATAAGCCAGACAAATAGTTACTTAACAAGTGTTATTAAGCAGCTTGAGTATTACAAAAATCTTGGCGACAATACTTTTAAACAGTTAACTTTCGAAGAGTTGCAATGGCAAAGCCATGAAGATGCTAATAGTATATCTATTATTGTTAAGCACGTTATTGGTAATATGCTTTCGCGTTGGACAAATTTTTTAACCGAAGATGGAGAAAAAGAATGGAGACATCGCGATCAAGAATTTGAAGATACTTTTACTACAAACGAAGATTTAATTGCTGCTTGGGAAACCGGTTGGAAATGTTTATTTGATGCCATTAGACCATTAACCGAAGACGATTTGGAAAGCATTATTTATATAAGAAACCAAGGTCATACTGTTACTGAAGCTATAAATAGACAACTTGCGCATTACTCCTATCATATTGGGCAAATAGTCTTTTTAGGAAAACTACTAAAAGGAAACACTTGGGAAGCTTTATCTATACCAAAAGGAAATTCTACGACTTACAACGAAGAAAAATTTTCTAAAGAAAAAGGACGAAAACATTTTACAGATGACCTTTAA
- the aroQ gene encoding type II 3-dehydroquinate dehydratase — protein MKKIIIINGPNLNLLGKREPNIYGSLTFTEFFDTVKEKYPNVALEYFQSNIEGELIGKIQSCGFSYDGIILNAAAYTHTSIGIGDAVKAIETPVVEVHISNTFSREEFRHQSFISPNARGVILGFGLQSYELAIQSFL, from the coding sequence ATGAAAAAAATAATCATCATTAACGGTCCAAACCTTAACTTACTAGGTAAGCGAGAACCTAATATATACGGAAGCTTAACATTTACAGAATTCTTTGATACAGTAAAAGAAAAATATCCTAACGTAGCTTTAGAGTACTTTCAATCTAATATAGAAGGAGAGCTAATAGGTAAAATACAATCTTGTGGTTTTAGTTACGATGGCATTATATTAAACGCAGCAGCATACACACACACTTCTATTGGAATAGGAGATGCCGTAAAAGCCATAGAAACTCCAGTTGTAGAAGTGCACATATCTAATACATTTTCTAGAGAAGAATTTAGACATCAATCTTTTATATCGCCAAATGCTAGAGGTGTAATTTTAGGTTTTGGTTTACAGAGTTATGAGTTGGCTATACAAAGTTTTTTGTAG
- a CDS encoding TM2 domain-containing protein, with product MKTKLFLTLLVFFVALTSSYASFPVERTVKTETTTSNSDTMDVSDVNQVLFTSPAVAGSDDKWIGVALWAFLWPFAAHRWFHGSPIGWNILFIITFGGLGIWAIVDLINMLTDNFY from the coding sequence ATGAAAACTAAATTATTTTTAACACTCTTAGTGTTTTTTGTAGCTTTAACCTCAAGCTACGCATCGTTTCCAGTTGAAAGAACTGTAAAAACAGAAACGACAACCTCTAATTCTGATACAATGGATGTATCTGATGTAAACCAAGTATTGTTTACTTCTCCTGCAGTTGCTGGAAGTGATGACAAATGGATTGGTGTCGCATTATGGGCTTTTTTATGGCCATTTGCAGCGCACAGATGGTTCCATGGCTCTCCAATAGGATGGAATATTCTATTTATTATAACTTTTGGAGGTCTGGGTATTTGGGCAATAGTTGATTTAATCAATATGTTGACAGACAACTTCTACTAA
- the lpdA gene encoding dihydrolipoyl dehydrogenase: MSKYDIIVLGSGPGGYVTAIRASQLGFKVAVVEKESLGGVCLNWGCIPTKALLKSAQVFEYLKHASDYGLSVKEYDKDFDAVVNRSRNVAEGMSKGVQFLMKKNKIDVIKGFGKLKPGKKVEVDGKDYSADHIIVATGARSRELPSLPQDGKKVIGYREAMTLKKQPKKMIVVGSGAIGVEFAYFYNAMGTDVTIVEYLPNVVPVEDIDVSKQLEKSFKKSGIKIMTSAEVTKVDTSGSGVKATVKTSKGEEVLEADLVLSAVGIKTNIEGIGLEDVGIAVDRDKILVNDFYQTNIPGYYAIGDVTPGQALAHVASAEGILCVEKIAGQHVEALDYGNIPGCTYASPEIASVGLTEKQAKDQGLDIKVGKFPFSASGKASAAGTKDGFVKVIFDAKYGEWLGCHMIGAGVTDMIAEAVLGRKLETTGHEVLKAVHPHPTMSEAVMEAVAAAYGEVIHL, from the coding sequence ATGAGTAAATACGATATTATTGTTCTTGGAAGTGGTCCTGGTGGCTACGTAACTGCAATTAGAGCTTCGCAATTAGGTTTTAAAGTTGCTGTTGTAGAAAAGGAAAGTCTTGGTGGTGTATGCCTAAATTGGGGCTGTATACCAACTAAAGCACTTTTAAAATCTGCTCAAGTTTTTGAATACTTAAAGCATGCTAGCGATTACGGATTATCTGTTAAAGAATATGATAAGGATTTTGATGCTGTTGTTAACAGAAGTAGAAACGTTGCTGAAGGCATGAGTAAAGGTGTTCAGTTTTTAATGAAAAAGAACAAAATCGATGTTATAAAAGGTTTTGGAAAATTAAAGCCTGGAAAAAAAGTTGAAGTTGATGGTAAGGACTATTCTGCCGATCATATTATTGTTGCAACTGGAGCGCGTTCTCGCGAATTACCAAGTTTACCACAAGATGGTAAAAAAGTAATTGGTTATAGAGAAGCGATGACATTAAAAAAGCAGCCTAAGAAAATGATTGTTGTTGGGTCTGGTGCTATTGGTGTTGAGTTTGCTTATTTCTATAATGCAATGGGAACAGATGTTACTATTGTAGAATATTTACCTAATGTTGTACCTGTTGAAGACATTGATGTATCTAAGCAATTAGAAAAGTCTTTTAAGAAAAGTGGTATAAAAATTATGACTTCTGCCGAAGTTACTAAGGTTGACACTTCGGGTTCTGGTGTTAAAGCTACTGTAAAAACAAGTAAAGGCGAAGAGGTTTTAGAAGCAGATTTAGTTTTATCTGCTGTTGGTATTAAAACAAATATTGAAGGGATTGGACTTGAAGATGTTGGTATTGCTGTTGATAGAGATAAGATTTTAGTTAACGATTTCTACCAAACAAATATTCCTGGTTACTACGCTATTGGTGATGTAACACCTGGACAAGCTTTAGCTCACGTTGCTAGTGCTGAAGGTATTTTATGTGTTGAGAAAATTGCTGGACAACATGTTGAAGCGTTAGACTATGGAAACATTCCTGGTTGTACTTATGCTTCTCCAGAGATTGCTAGTGTTGGTTTAACAGAGAAACAAGCTAAAGATCAAGGTTTAGATATTAAAGTTGGAAAGTTTCCATTCTCGGCTTCTGGTAAAGCAAGTGCTGCTGGAACTAAAGATGGTTTTGTAAAAGTGATTTTTGATGCTAAATATGGCGAATGGTTAGGATGCCACATGATTGGTGCTGGTGTTACAGATATGATTGCTGAAGCTGTTTTAGGACGTAAATTAGAAACTACAGGACACGAAGTGTTAAAAGCTGTACATCCACATCCAACAATGAGTGAAGCGGTTATGGAAGCTGTTGCTGCTGCTTATGGTGAGGTGATACATTTATAA
- the msrB gene encoding peptide-methionine (R)-S-oxide reductase MsrB: MSNFKINKSDKEWQDQLTDEEYHILRDKGTERPHTGKFNLHFEEGTYKCSGCNQQLFESSSKFDAHCGWPSFDESIKGTVKYVLDKAHGMTRTEIVCSNCGGHLGHVFNDGPTETGTRYCVNSISVKFDKPDK; the protein is encoded by the coding sequence ATGAGTAATTTCAAAATTAATAAGTCTGATAAAGAATGGCAAGACCAACTTACAGACGAAGAATACCATATTTTAAGAGACAAAGGAACAGAAAGACCGCATACTGGAAAATTTAATCTTCATTTTGAAGAAGGTACTTATAAGTGTTCGGGTTGCAACCAACAATTATTTGAAAGCTCAAGTAAGTTTGATGCGCATTGTGGTTGGCCAAGTTTCGACGAATCTATTAAAGGAACTGTAAAATATGTTTTAGATAAAGCACATGGCATGACAAGAACAGAAATTGTGTGTTCTAATTGTGGAGGGCATTTAGGCCATGTTTTTAACGATGGACCAACAGAAACTGGAACGCGTTATTGCGTAAACTCTATAAGTGTGAAATTTGATAAGCCAGACAAATAG
- a CDS encoding outer membrane beta-barrel protein, with the protein MKKLLFTAAIAVLGFTSVNAQEDTTTSGFSNGDVFISGAVGFGTETTGNLDSNVFNVAPKSGYFVSDNIAVGLQAGFTSWSADVDGTDTVDANEFAVGVFGRYYFAPASQFSLFTELGVDYTSGDDKLADVGYDGFEVAFAPGINYFVSKNFAIEATVGVLGYSTSKADFDGAESTDNFNVGLNFNDISFGVVYKFN; encoded by the coding sequence ATGAAAAAATTATTATTTACAGCTGCAATTGCAGTATTAGGTTTTACAAGTGTTAATGCACAAGAAGACACAACAACAAGTGGATTTTCAAATGGAGATGTATTTATTTCTGGAGCGGTAGGTTTTGGTACTGAAACAACAGGAAATTTAGATTCTAATGTTTTTAATGTTGCTCCTAAATCAGGATACTTTGTATCAGATAACATTGCTGTTGGATTACAAGCAGGTTTTACATCATGGTCTGCAGATGTTGATGGAACTGATACAGTAGACGCAAATGAATTTGCTGTTGGTGTATTTGGTAGATATTACTTTGCTCCAGCTAGTCAATTTTCTTTATTTACTGAATTAGGTGTAGATTACACATCTGGTGATGATAAATTAGCAGATGTTGGTTACGATGGTTTTGAGGTTGCTTTTGCTCCAGGTATTAACTATTTTGTATCTAAAAACTTTGCTATCGAAGCAACAGTAGGTGTATTAGGTTACTCTACTTCTAAAGCAGATTTTGATGGTGCTGAATCAACAGATAATTTTAATGTTGGTTTAAACTTTAATGACATCAGTTTTGGTGTTGTTTACAAGTTTAACTAA
- the msrB gene encoding peptide-methionine (R)-S-oxide reductase MsrB, producing the protein MRKLILLSFISVLFSCNSSAQKNDTEKGTKYPVTKTDSTWKKELSKKEYYVLREAGTERPFSSKLNKEYSTGIYVCSACEIPLFKSENKFDSGTGWPSFDREIKGNVAFGSDSKLGYSRNEEHCANCGGHLGHVFNDGPKTTGKRHCINGVALKFIPSKDE; encoded by the coding sequence ATGAGAAAATTGATATTATTAAGTTTTATTAGTGTTTTATTTAGTTGCAATAGTTCTGCACAAAAAAATGATACTGAAAAAGGAACAAAATATCCAGTAACAAAAACAGATTCTACATGGAAAAAAGAACTTTCTAAAAAAGAATACTACGTTTTAAGAGAAGCTGGAACAGAACGCCCTTTTTCTAGTAAGTTAAATAAAGAGTATAGTACTGGAATCTATGTTTGTTCAGCCTGTGAAATACCTTTATTTAAAAGCGAAAATAAGTTCGACTCTGGAACTGGATGGCCAAGTTTTGATAGAGAAATAAAAGGCAATGTTGCTTTTGGAAGTGATAGCAAGTTAGGTTATTCTAGAAACGAAGAGCATTGTGCTAATTGTGGTGGGCATTTAGGCCATGTATTTAATGATGGTCCGAAGACGACAGGTAAAAGACATTGTATTAATGGTGTTGCATTAAAATTTATACCAAGTAAAGATGAGTAA
- the rny gene encoding ribonuclease Y — MDQTIIFSIAGVAIGAIIGFVIAKIMEKNNASKLTKNAKKSASNILRDANSEGESIKKDKMLQAKEKFIELKSEHEKVISSREKKISEAEKRTRDKESQVSSELAKSKKSNLEVEAKQKDYNHRLEVLDKKQEEVDRLHKSQIQQLEVISSLSAEDAKTQLVESLKGEAKIESMAYVQGKMEEAKLTAQQDAKKIIINTIQRIGTEEAVDNCVSVFNIENDDVKGRIIGREGRNIRAIEAATGVEIIVDDTPEAIILSCFDSVRREIARLSLHKLVTDGRIHPARIEEVVKKTQKQIEQEIIEVGKRTVIDLGIHGLHPELIKMVGRMKYRSSYGQNLLQHSREVAKLCGIMAAELGLNPKLAKRAGLLHDIGKVPDAEADMETPHAILGMQWAEKFGEKPEVCNAIGAHHDEVEMTSLLSPIIQVCDAISGARPGARRQVLDSYIQRLKDLEDIAFGFQGVKKAYAIQAGRELRVIVESERVNDQNAADLSFSISQKIQTDMTYPGQVKVTVIRETRAVNIAK, encoded by the coding sequence ATGGATCAAACAATTATATTTAGTATTGCAGGAGTTGCTATTGGAGCTATTATTGGCTTTGTTATAGCAAAAATTATGGAGAAGAATAATGCTTCTAAACTGACTAAAAATGCAAAAAAGTCGGCATCAAACATCTTAAGAGATGCAAATAGCGAAGGCGAAAGCATTAAAAAAGATAAAATGCTTCAAGCCAAAGAGAAATTTATTGAGCTTAAGTCTGAGCATGAAAAAGTGATTTCTTCACGAGAAAAGAAAATATCGGAAGCCGAAAAACGTACTAGAGATAAAGAATCTCAAGTGTCTAGTGAACTTGCAAAGTCAAAAAAATCTAACTTAGAAGTTGAAGCTAAACAAAAAGACTACAACCATCGTTTAGAAGTTTTAGATAAAAAACAAGAGGAAGTAGACAGACTTCATAAAAGCCAAATACAGCAATTAGAAGTTATTTCTAGCTTATCTGCCGAAGATGCAAAAACGCAATTGGTAGAATCGCTTAAAGGCGAAGCTAAGATTGAATCTATGGCTTATGTTCAAGGTAAAATGGAAGAAGCGAAACTAACCGCTCAACAAGATGCTAAGAAAATAATTATTAATACCATACAACGTATTGGTACAGAAGAAGCAGTAGATAACTGTGTGTCTGTATTTAATATCGAGAATGATGATGTTAAAGGACGTATAATTGGTAGAGAAGGTAGAAACATTAGAGCTATTGAAGCTGCTACTGGTGTTGAAATTATTGTAGATGATACTCCTGAAGCGATTATATTATCTTGTTTCGATTCTGTAAGACGTGAAATTGCACGTTTATCTTTACACAAGTTAGTAACAGATGGAAGAATACATCCTGCAAGAATTGAAGAGGTTGTTAAAAAGACACAGAAACAAATAGAGCAAGAAATTATAGAAGTAGGTAAGCGTACAGTTATAGATTTAGGAATTCACGGTTTACATCCTGAATTAATAAAAATGGTTGGTCGTATGAAATACCGTTCTTCTTATGGTCAGAACTTACTACAACACTCGCGAGAAGTTGCAAAATTATGTGGTATAATGGCTGCTGAATTAGGTTTAAATCCAAAATTGGCTAAAAGAGCAGGATTATTACATGATATAGGTAAGGTGCCAGATGCAGAAGCAGATATGGAAACACCTCACGCTATTTTAGGTATGCAATGGGCAGAAAAATTTGGTGAAAAACCAGAGGTTTGTAATGCTATTGGTGCTCACCACGACGAGGTAGAAATGACTTCTTTATTATCTCCAATTATTCAAGTTTGTGATGCTATTTCTGGAGCAAGACCAGGAGCAAGACGTCAAGTTTTAGATAGTTATATCCAACGTTTAAAAGATTTAGAAGATATAGCTTTTGGTTTTCAAGGTGTAAAGAAAGCTTATGCTATTCAAGCAGGTAGAGAATTACGTGTTATTGTAGAAAGCGAAAGAGTAAACGATCAAAATGCAGCAGACTTATCTTTTAGTATCTCACAGAAAATACAAACAGATATGACGTATCCAGGTCAGGTAAAAGTAACAGTAATTAGAGAGACAAGAGCAGTTAATATTGCAAAATAG